Below is a genomic region from Parus major isolate Abel chromosome 19, Parus_major1.1, whole genome shotgun sequence.
CAGCCAGGATattaatttttgcttctctcttAGGTTTGTTAGTCCAGAGCACTGAGATTTTACTATTTCACTGTTTCTGGCTGAGAGTCAGTGAAAGTaactctattaaaaataaatcagatgcTAAGATAAATGCGTGGCTTTCATTAGCCTAATGACACAATGGGATTCTCCATACCAATGcttgctgctctggggctgagCATTCCAGAACTCCCTCTGAGATTAGCATAAGAATTACAAATTAAGGATAGGTTTCCTCTTTTTGGGAAAGAACAAATTGCTATTTAACATGTAATGGTTAtctttcagattaaaatgtCACAACAAATGTACTAAAGAGGCACCTGCTTGTAGAATATCCTTCCTTCCCAGTAAGTAATTTACTACAAATTCTTGGCATTTCAATGTAATTGATGGtatggaaagaataaaaagtctcattaaagctgtttttctcccttctcccacctgtttttcagtaacaaaaataCGAAGAACAGAGTCTGTCCCATCTGATATCAATAATCCAGTAGACAGACCCACAGAACCCCAGTTTGGAACTCTCCCCAAAGCACTAACTAAAAAGGTAGGAGgtggctggggagctgcagtaGGGAGAGGTTGGATCTCACTGGTTGAAGCCAAAACAGCACCTTTAGCTTTCACTTTGTAAGACTTAGATATGTGACCTTTTCTCCCTGTTAAACAGGGGCTGTGCAGAACTCCAGGTGAAATGATTGAGCATGGGAACAACTTTCCTCTTGTCCAGCAGACACTGAAGGGaactcctcctttctctttatTGTTTTCTCACAAGTGACTTTCCCTGCTTTGCAGGACCATCCACCAGCAATAAACCACCTGGACTCCAGCAGTAATCCTTCCTCTACAACTTCATCCACTCCATCTTCTCCAGCACCTTTCCAGTCTTCCAACCCTCCCAGTGCGACGCCGCCCCCGAACCCATCCCCCATGGGCCAGAGGGACGGGCGGTTTAACTTCCCAGGTAAACTCTCTGGCAGGAGACTCTGCAGACCAGGAATTCATAGGGAGTTGTAGGTTTCTGAATACGTGGTTGTGCCTTAAACAAGATGTCTGATAAAATGAAAACGTTTTTCTTGCAAGTTTTTAAAGGGTATCAGAAAGATATCTTTGCAGGAAACAGATTATTGAGGAAtgtctctccttttcctttttggaaaaggactgaagaaaaagctattttttctcctcctttcccctttgTGTTGTACAATGCATGCTGCCTGCAACGTGTGCTCACCAGGGGCTTTCAGTCAGGAGGGCAGTGcttgctggagcaggctgtaGAAATCAGAACTGGAATGAATTACTTTACCAGACCCTTCTGAAATATAACTCACAATCAATGCCCATTTTTAAACCACTGTCAAGCATGACTGGTGGAGAGGAGCTTACCCTTCATGCCTTTTGGATTGAGACCCCCAGTGTGCAGCTTTAACCAGAGCTGAGAGGGGCAAGAATCTCTGACAAGGGCAAAGATCTAAACAGTGAGAATAAATATAATTCCTCTGACCTGAAGTCACATGGTGCTCAGTAGCTGCTACATCTGGCCTTCAACACTGCTGAATTTTGCATCAGTTTCTGACCTGTGAACTCACATAGCTGTTAGAGCCTGGTAAAACGGACCAGAGGCAGTTCAGTGTAAGGATTCCACTGCAGCTACTTTGCACTGGGGCAAAGTGCTCAgattcactgaaaaaataaagcaggcgGATGGTTCATCATCTTCAGCCTCTGTGGGGACACCTCTGTGAAGCTGAGACATGAGAGCACATCACATCACACCTGATGTGGGCCTGCCTTGCACATTCCTGGGCTCTCCCTTTGTGCCTGCCCCTGGGGATCCAAGTGTGGTGTTTGCCTACCAGGCTGTTTGAGAGGTAGCACAGCTTGTGTTTGATCCTTGTCATCTGTCAGGGTCTTCCCAAAATGCATGTGCTGAAATTCCCCCCAGCAGGCTGATAATCCACTAATCTGTTCCCAGCAGTGACCTGGGACTAATTCATTGAATGCATATGAGGCAGTCACTGATGATCCTCTAAcctgtttgtgttgttttgtttttttctcctggtatttttttttttttatgttccttttttaCAAAACCccaattaattaaaaagctgCCTACTACCTTCAGCATAGACAACAGTTTATCTTCCCAGGTGAGTTGATTGTTTTAATTCTACTAACCAGCTTCTACCACCAAAATAGAACTTGTTTGTAAACCTCTGCATGCTGCCAAGAACAAtcattctgctttgaaaaaccTGTCAAAAGCAATCCAGACTTTTCTCTTATCTCAGTGTGTACGTAGGCCTCTCTCCCCTAATCTGAGGTAGTGATATGATTTATGTATCAAGATGGAACTTTGAATATTTAGCTCTAGAGCattcatttcttgctgtggGATTCTATCCACAtccatgtttttcctttctaaagACTCACTTTTATGGCTCTGTGCCTGGCCAAAAGGACTTTGCAGATAGGTAGGGGAAATGAAAGAGGACTGGGCTCAGCCTCATGTAACCATAGGAGAGATGAGTATAGTTTTAAATCAGTAAAAGTATAAAATCACTTTGTCTGTGGTTGAGTTTATAATTCCTAAATAAGAAGCAAATTGTTGCTATTGCAATGTTGAAACTTGCAATCCATAGGAGATTAAAGTGTAAAAGATGTATCATAATTGTTTCTACTTCCCCAGAAATTCCCAGTCCTGCACAAACAACACAGCTTCCAGAAACTGCTGCAGACACTAAGTAAGTAGAGTTTTAAATCCTTTAATTTGCACAGAATTTACCTGGTAATCCTCAGGTCAGCCCAGAAGTGCTGTGTTGTGACCAAATGCGGATTTAACACCTGAGTTCCCAGGGTAACTTTAGTCAATGAGGGCAATGCTGGTATCCCCAGTTGTATAAAGCTGAATATGACACTTAATTCTAAATGGCACACTAAGGAGGCCAAGCCTTTTATATCTAGTCCTGGTTGCTTGAAGGGTCAGATGAAACAGAAGTTGAAGTTTTGTAACTCAAAGGGCAAGGCACGCAGAGCTGCAAGCAAACAGCTCTTTGAGAATCCCAAGTGCAGGGCATGGAAAAGCTTCCAGCTTGCATTGCCAGCTGCTCCACTGCAGGTGTTTCAGGGGCAGGAATGGGAGGATCTATTCCTGGAACACAGTGTAATAACAGAGCCACACCGCTGCCAAATCAATTCCTTAATTATCAAGTCTTCTAAGTCTTTGTCCCTTATTTGCCAAAGTGAGCTTAGAGTCCTTCTCTTTTACACAGAgcaggagttttatttttctgacctGTAACTGTCAGGACTGGTCCTGTATTGGCTTCTTCTGCTCCCCTAATGGAGCACAGCCCCCCATTCCCCAGTGACCTCCAAcattgttttccctgtttttgttgcagtgctgcccagcagctgggcaCGGGCGGAGGCACACGGGACGCACAGGTGGGTTTGCTGCTTTGCCCTGGAGGTCTCTGtagcagcctgtgctgctgggctgctctgcccccCAGGAGGGACTCTGAGCACAGCTTTCCCTTCCCTTGTTGTGGACAGGTGGAGGAACCAGAGGCGAGTAAGTCGGAGCCCGAGGATGACGAGGATGAGGTGGAAGATTTGCCCCACCGGCGGCCGCACCTGCAGGGGATGATCTACCGCAAACCCAGCCAGACCAGTGTGTACCTACAGGAGTGGGACATCCCCTTTGAGCAGATCCAGCTGGGGGACCCCATCGGCCAGGGCCGCTGGGGCAAGGTCTACAAGGGCAAGTGGCATGGGGAAGTGGCCATCAGGCTGCTGGAGATTGATGGCAACAACCAGGATCATCTCAAGCTCTTCAAGAAGGAGGTGATGAACTACAGGCAGACCCGACATGAGAACGTGGTGCTGTTCATGGGAGCTTGCATGAACCCCCCTCACTTAGCAATCATTACCAGGTAAGGAGAGAGATCTTTCTATCAGTTCTACTAGATTTGTGCTGTAGAGCTAGCTAATACTGTTCTCctatataaacattttctgtagcTTCTGCAAAGGAAGGACGCTGCACTCCTTTGTGAGGGACCCCAAGATCTCCCTGGACATCAACAAAACCAGGCAGATAGCACAGGAGATCATTAAGGTAAGGGCTCGTTATGCCAAGGGAACCACTGGGTGGGGCCTCAGCCAtagctcagagctgcacacaggactgggagctgctccctcagcctctccccacACCTTCCTGCACAAGTCCCACAGGGGCTCTCCCCCAGTTACAACTAATCCTTGACACTGGAGTTAGGAGAGGAAATGTGTTAGAAAGCAGACTGTGCTTGGAAAttataaaaacccaaaaacatttccatctctgctgtgtttcccAGGGCATGGGGTACCTCCACGCAAAGGGGATTGTACATAAGGATCTGAAGTCCAAAAATGTCTTCTATGACAATGGGAAAGTTGTGATCACCGACTTTGGATTATTTGGAATTTCGGGTGTGGTTCAGGAAGGAAGGTAAGTGGAGGTTTCAGTGCTTGAATGACCTCTAGAATGACAAATGGTCAAATAGGGAAACACTTCCTGCAGTGCATGGAAAGTGTCCATTGGTTTAGTACACACTCAGTTCGCATTATGCCTGTTtgcactgttttccttttgagcAGTCCTTCCTACAGTTGCAGTAGCACAGCTAGAGAGCTTGGATTAAGACTCAGAGCCCAGAACAAACAAGCccaggaaggagctgtgagAATCAGGCTGACATGTGCCTGTTTGTTAACAtggcaagaaaatgaaaaacaaaacattagcAAAAACATTGGAGTAAATAAAGCTGAAGCATCAGGTGCAGCACAGATAGGGCCTCCACACCAATGTTTTTgtcctgcttctttcttttggaTTCAGGAGGGAGAATGAACTGAAGCTGCCTCATGACTGGTTGTGCTACCTGGCTCCCGAGATTGTCCGTGAGATGGCCCCAGGGAAAGATGAAGACAAGCTGCCTTTCTCCAAAGCTGCAGATATCTATGCCTTTGGGTAAGAAAGGAACACCCAGGAGTACCATGAGGGCTTGCTAACTGAGACTGGCTACTGACCTGAGCCTTCCAGTCAGGGCTCCCTTTCTCTCAGACTCAGGATTCCAGCAGGGACACATTTTCCTCACCTATTCCAAAAGTCGTGGGTGGAAGGGGTTTGCTGCACAGCCTTAGGCacctcccagagctctgctgaagcAGCTGGAACAGTGCCAGCGTTGGGTATTTTCCCTCTCAGGAGCAGGCAGAAGCCTGACATGTCTGTTGGCATTGCAGGACCGTGTGGTACGAGCTCCAGGCACGGGAATGGCCCTTCAAGACCCAGCCTGCAGAGGCTCTCATCTGGCAGATTGGCAGTGGCGAGGGAGTGAGACAAGTCCTTGCCACTGTCAGCCTGGGCAAAGAAGTCAATGTAAGTACCTCAGCTGCAGTAGTCCCTCATACAGCTGTTTGTCAGGGAGAGAGGGGGCTGCTTCAAGAGATTTATTATACTCATAACTCAAAAGAGAAAGGGCAGGAAAGAGGACAGATGAGAGTGGAAGATCAGGTTAAGCCTGTGCCCATAACTGTGGTGCAGAAAATAACATCCACAGCATGGGACACTCAAATTCTGACAGTGTTCAGGCCCTCTGTGAGCAGTATCTGCCTGGGCTCACACACATCCCAGTGCTCAGACAGTTTTCTGGCCTGCACAGTTGATCCATGAGCTGAGATAATGAGCCACCACTGTCCTCTGCAGGAAATCCTCTCGGCCTGCTGGGCCTTTGACCTCAGTGAGAGGCCCAGCTTCACTGTCCTCATGGAAATGCTTGAAAAACTGCCAAAACTGAACCGCCGGCTCTCCCACCCAGGGCACTTCTGGAAGTCTGCTGAGTGAGTACCTGCTGCTGGTCACAGCACTGATGCCAAGCAATTTGCTAACTGATAGTTTCTGAGCTTTATTTGCTTTCCTGGGGCTGTGAGACCTGACAGGGTGGGAGCACTGCTCCTCTGCTTCTCTAGTTCCTGGGAAATGATGTGACTAAGCCACGAGCCTCAGTTCATTTCCTACTTCAGCATATTCacctctctccagcagctgacTGATCCCCCTGTTTGGTGTCAGAGAACATCCACAACAGCATTAGGAAGGGCCCAAAGTGATGGTAATGGCAGGTACTGCCTGAGGAAGGGAAGGACCCAAGCACAGGCCACTGTTTCCCTCTGACATGGTTCAGACTGGATGGGTTTGAGGCCACAGACACATCTGTGTCCAGTGTCCTTTCACCATGTCCTTGGCTCAGTGTTTCTTTTCATCTCATGAACTGCTCATACTTACTTTCTCTTTGTTCTGATGTTTAACCCACCCCTTCCCTTCCTATAATCCTTCACCCTCTTCCTTCAACACCTGATCAGAACCACCCAAACCCCTGAGACAGGAACTGTTGTGGCAGTTTGGTCTCTGCTGGATGTTGGAGGCTTTGGAGTTTTGGTTGAAAACTTTGCCACTTCTCCTGTGCCATTTCCTCCCCATTTAAATGTACTGGATCTCTGACACACCAGTGATGTCCAACAGCTTTAAACTGCAGAAAGCTTCCCCCAGACCCTGGCCTCACCCTCACACAAAGAACACACACTGAGCAGTGGAGCTCCCCCCCACCTCACCCAGACCCTTTCACACACTGCACTAACCCCTGCCGCAGCCTGGTCAAAGCTTGTACAGTGTGTAGTTCTCAAGGGCTTGCTGTAAATAACTGAAAACTAACTCTCATGGTgtctttttccctcccctcccatATTTCTTTGTAGGTTGTAGCTACTGGTGCAATAACGGGCTCCACCTTGCATGCTTCCATGTGTCGTATCCTAACCGGCAACTTGGACAATCACCTtccattaaaaaagcaaaaacaaaccacGAAATTAACCCATGGACAAAATCAACACTTTATCCGAGTTCTCTCTGCCTTTCGCTTGGTGTGGGCTGTAGCTTCAATAACCACTCCTGTCTGCGAGACCTTCCCACCTAACACCGGCCTCCTCTGCCTCTGGAGCgctccagcagctgtggctcctCCTGGCAAGGGCACAGGGACCTGCTCTGACTGACCAGGTGCACACCCCAGGCAGGGCCGGGTGTCCTGcccacagctcagggctgtCCCCAAACTGCTGCGCCTCGTGCGAGTCCCGCGAGGCCCCCGAGCCCCTCTGGGGCTGTGGCCTTACTGCTGgagctctgtggctgcaggtgaCAGGGACATTGGCACAGCGCttgcaaagcagcaggagctgaggtcAGGCTCTCCCTCAGGCCCAGAGCCAGCACTGGAGCCAGGGTCACTTTTGTCAGGCCAGTTCTTGAGTGGAAAGAAGGATGGTCCTTGCTCAccttggagcagctgagggtcCTTTGCCCACTGAGAACCAGGCCAGGGCAGTGTCCAGAGCAGGCCCACGTGGGTCAGCAGGGACCAGCTCCAAGGCCGAGTAAAAGAGGAGGAAAGCGAGAGCACCTGCAGTTCCTCCCCGTGCAGATGCAGTGCTTGCAGTGTTAAACTTTGCTTCTGTTTACATCCCTGATCAGGACTCAGTGTTGGGCCTTGGCAGTCACAGCTAGCACAGCAAACATGTGCCTTCTAGAAAAGGTCTTTTTTCACTGGTTTGGAGGGgagaggacagggacagaggacAACACACACCAAGGGGGTTTCTGCTGTCTGGGGACAAGCTCCCACATCTATTCCCTGATCCTGCTCAGGAAAGCTCTGAGCCGAAAGTGCTTCTGGCTCTGCCAGCAGTGTGAGAGCAAGGAGAGAAACGCCTTTATGTGTTTGTAGAGCCTGGGGAGGAGCAAGCaaatgggtttgggtttgttctgTTGGGGTTTCTTTACATATTCATGTACCTTGTCAAAGCTCCCCTTTCTTACAAAGAAAACTCTTTCAGTTTTCCCTTCACTTCAAGGGAAGCAAGTGCCCACTGAAAACCAGTGTCAGGCTTCTATCCACGGTAGAGACCTGGGAAAacttcctgctccttccccttgGGCAAATCAGATTGTGCAGTTTCTTCCCACTGATGGGGTTTGCTTGAAAAACTTCATGTGTTTGCAGCTGAATTACTTGAACATCTCTTGGGTGATCTGGAGCGATGCGAGAGCAGAACCAAACTCATTTTGGCTCCAGTGGCAGGGTGGTAGCTTTCTGAGATGAATCATCAGTAACTGtttccccctcccttctcctctccctccccactctTCGCAGCATTAACAGTAGCAAAGTTGTCCTCCGTTTTGAAAGATTGGGCTTGGGAATCCTGGAACCGAGTAACCCAAAGCTCTAGCCCGGTGTCCTTGTGCCCgtgctggctgcctgctccCACACAGCACCAGAAACCCTCCCTGGCTCCTCCACGCTGAGGCTGGTGCAGCCCCGCTGAAGACCATCAGCTCAGCCCCGTGTCCTGCCTGAGCACCAGCAGTTATTTAAACAATGTTTACATGATACTTTTGTGTgaactatatttttttaaacataataaaCAGTGAATCGAGTTGAACTACAGCCATTCTCAAATAGCgctgaaaaagagaagagctgTTCCTGGTTCCTCCTTGTGTCCACGGTCAGTAGGAGCCACTCTCTGCCTTCAGAGCAGGGCCCCAGCAGTGGCACCGCAGTGACGTGGCTCCTGCGAGCTCTTTGCCTTCCAGAGGTCACTTCTCTCCAGCAGGTAGAGCCCAGCCTGCTGCACTGGGGTTTGCCCAAACCACCCATTgtttcagcagggctgctccagctctgcaccaCCCTGAATTCAGCTCCACcagaacagagctgctgcaggtagTGTCTGGCTCCCAGCTAATGACTCAAGTGCTCTTCTCCACAGAACTTACACTTACAACCTGCTCCTTCTCATACAATCCCAGAGGAATTAAGAATTGCTggccttaaaaaataaactcatgACTTGTTGCAGCTTTGCACAGGGAACAAATTCTTCTTCTGAAGTTCAGGCACAAGTTTGAGTGCAGGGAAAGGCaagagtgacaggacaagggaaaagCTGTCCCTAAATAATGCATTAACTGAGGCCTTGATCCACAGAGCTTCAGagcccctgcacacacacacagtgttcCCACTGCCTGCAACTGGCTGGCCACATTTCAGCTTGCAAGTTGTTTGAGAAACATAGGACTAAAGCAGTTGctttgaggaagaaaatcttgTAACCAAGAGGGCAATAGCTGGGCCTGGAGGTTCTGCCTGACCACAGCTCAAACTTGTTTCAGAGGTTAGTTTTAAAGCTAAAACCCATCCCCTCCTCCAGTGCAGTGTGGAGGGGACAGCCAGTGACCACACTGAGGTGACAGATGCATCATCCCCCTTGGAAATCAATTGCAGGCCCTGCCATCAGAGGCTCCCCTTTCCCCACCATCATCCCTGAGGCTCGGGGGGGAGCTCCCAGATCCTCTGTGAGCAGGCAAAGCACCAGCCCTCAGTGCTGCCTGGTGCTAAGCAGCACAAAACATGAGTTCTGTTGGGCAGAGAGCCTCAGTCCTGTGTGCAAGTCAGTTGTAGCTTCTTAAAAGTGCTGataaagacttttaaaatgtgtctcagatccaaaggaaaaatgggTTTGGCATGgccaggcactgcagagctgtcctGATCCCGTCCCCCTCAGGCTCTGCTGTTCTCACTAACGGTGTGTCAGCAGCCTGAAGCAGAAGCTGTTTTCCCCCAAGTGCTGCTTAATTAAGAGCAGCACAACACAAACccaaagcatggaaaaaaaggTTCTGCCCCTCAGCTGGAGCCCTGCCTtagggagggcagggcaggagccgCTGCCGGCTGCAGGCCGGCCTTGGCTCAGTCTGTGTCGAGGGCAGCAGCGGCCTCGGGGTGCTCCTCGCACAGTTTTGGGGTGCATTAAGCAGGCCCtgagagctgggacaggcagcaggTCCCGTGTGGGACCAGAGGCCCGGCTGTGCACAGGCCCTGGCTCCTTGCAGCCCCAGACCGTGCCCTTCTGTTCCTGCGGGGCAGGTCaggccctggctgtgcagccccGAGCACGGGGATGTGCCCGCGGCCCTGCTCCGGTCCCGGCTCCTTCACAGCCTCCCCCTAACGGGAACATGGGGatccagcctgaccttgctgctgctgggacagcctCGAGCTGCCCGCGAACTCAAagctcctcctctgccccaggGCGGGCTCCTTTTAGCTCTGGTCAGCCGGGGGctctggggcagagctgtgggggcACCGAGCTGTCCCAGCCCCGCACACCAAGCGACAGCCCTGGCCCGTGTTTGTGTCACACGTCCCGGTGGAGCTGTCAATGTGACAATGCTGTGCAATGCTGCTACAGGAGCCACGTGTCAGTAGTGAATGTAAATGGTCGTAACATGGTGAACATGGACAcgttttcttttcaaatgtgaTGTAAACTTTGTACagtataaattttttttatattttctatgaaCTGAGTGTCTTCCAGAATTGCTATTAAATTAATTACGAATTGTTAGAATTAATATCAGTTTCTGTATTAGTTTATtcaaccaggaaaaaaaaaaaagtgcactCTATGCTACTGGAATTCTGGATATGTAGGAATCTTTTCAGTAAATAAATCTTTGGTGCGGATAAAGCAGGTGTTACTGAGTCCTGGTTTGACCTTCCTTCCCACTGACTGGTAGCCACAGACCCcgagcacagcagctcctccacccCCTCTgccccctgcccttcccctgtGGGACACCAGGTGATCTTCCCCTGCACAAGTCCATTGCCATTGACAAAGTTTTCCCTCCTGGGTCTGACGAGTCTCATTATGAGGTGGGTAATGAAGCCACCATGGAGTTTTCTCGAAGCACTGAGCTGTTTAAGAAGCTGCTTCCTTCCCCAGTGGGGCACTTGGAGCCGTTCTGGGACTCCCAGCGAATTCTCCATCCTTTGCACAAGGTCCTGCCACCACCTCCCACCTGCAGAGTGGGTCAGAGCTCCTCAGACAGACCCTGCTCTCCACTCTGGGAGTGCCATTACGGGGTGTTAATTAATCCCAGGAaggttttgctgctgccagcagctttgTGCTGGGAATAACGGCAGCTTTGTGCTGTCCTGCCGGGAACGAGCATCATAAAAGCACAGTTTTACATCTCATCCATCTTATCTACATCTCACatgcaaacaataaaaaagttaaGATAAGCTGAGCTTTGTTGTCTTTCataaagaataagaaataacaaatttaaTTCTCAATTATACTGGAAGGGCAGAAGTGTTTGATATAACAAACCAACCACTCAAATTCCAGTCCCCAAAGCACAAAGGCTCTGCCCCAGCCGTGACTGGAGCAGTTTGATgttcccctgccctgggctgcccGAGGCACCAACACCGgggtccctctgctctgggagagccgcagcaaacacaaacaggagcaggcagcacacaCATCCCAACGGAGACAAAGCACAAAGGGAGCacttccagccccagccagctgcACCACAACACTCAGCAGCATCTAAACCCCCCCCACCAGACAGGGACATTTCACCAGCCCAGCTGGGTGCTCAACAGCAAAacatcccagagcagccacagaaatGGGGATTCACTCAGAGGAGGCACCAAATAACtcacaaagcacagctcaggctACAAATGAACTGACTGGAGCAGGATCTAGGAGAGCTGGACACACCACACCTGGCTTCATCCTCAGAGATCAGCCTGCTCCTCCCagacaaggcagcagctccagccctggctcccagTGGGTTACTGGGGCAGGCAGAACCCCTCTGCACATGGCCAATACAACACAGTATTACaccaaggagaagaaaaagcctttcACCTACCTGTCCTCACTGTCTCCAAGGCCAAGAGCTCAGCAGCCTTGCACATCACCCCAATACAAGCAGCAGCTACCAggccctgccccacagcccttTGCTGTCCCTTGTGAGCCCCAGGGGTTCCTTGTGAGCCTTGAGCATCCCTCATCCCCCCACCCCTGCCTGGCTCCAACAGCCCCCAGGTTTCCTGCATTTCCCCGATGCAGGGCCTGACCTTTTGTCACCTTCATGGACTTGGTCCACAccttctgttgcttttttcttcagttaatAATGTTATGAAAATCAGGCTCAAAGTATATTCCAATGTGAGACTGCTCCCCAAAGCTCAGGGATgcacctgctgccagcagtgtgccTGAGCTGCCAGCCCACGACCCTCCCAGTTGCCCCAGTTCAGCCCAGCACTAAGCTTTACCAGCACCCAAAACCAGGTACAGAACCAGGCTAAGAGCAAGGTCTGTCTGCACCTCAGTGCCCAGGCACTCAGCCTGTTCTGGATGCTGGATTCCCTTAAAGCCATATAAATTTGGCTTAAGTGTCAATGAAATAAGCCACTAATTGCTCAGAAAGTGTTAATCTGTAACTCCCAGTCCAGTCCCAACCCAGCCAGGTGCACAAGCACCTCAGTAACCCAGCCCAGTTCCTGTGGCTAAGGTTGTCCTGAAGCATGTGTAAAACACACTGTCCACACATGGCACTGCTGACTTTTGAGTCTCAACTCTGCCTTCATCAgattccagctcctggagacACAGGATGATGGGAAAATATCACCTTAAGCTTTTTTAATATGCTCATATAGCCCTGGTAATTTCAGAGAAGGAACTAGTTCTGCTGTAACTGCAAGGCCTAGAAAGAGCCCAAGTCCCAACACAATGAGGGCAGTTTCGAGCCAGTCTCACTCCCTGGTGCAAACTCACACTTGCCTGGCAAtaacaaaaaggcaaaactgaTCACAGACAGACTGTAACTCCTGGAGATGTCCTCAGctcagggaggagggagcacaAACCCACCCCTCAGGACAACCTGAGAGCTGGCTTAGTTACCTCTGCCTTTGCAGGCTGGAGCCAAGAGCAAGAAGAGGTTTACTGATCCACACACTTTGTCTCAGTATAAAGGCAGATTTTATTACAAACAAATCAAGTAAACCAGAGCATAGAATTCAAATGTACAAAGTGCTTTGGAATTTTTGGAACCTTCCTGCTATAAGCTCTGTAACAACAACAGCTGAGGTTCATGTACCTGAGTCCCACAAAGCAGAATTCACCACTGCTACCTGCTGAGCAGATACATCTGAGGTGGATGCAGCAGGTGTTGCCATTTGGGGACCAGTACATTATTATCCCATTTGCAAACATTGCTCCAGATCCAAGCACCTGGCCAGACAGCTCCCAGCAACACAACCATCCATTCACTTGCTTTCAAGTGAAGATAATATGCAAGTAAACCAATCTGATATAAATAAGGCCACAAAGATTAacagtacattttaaaaaaagatttcagCCCTAGTTAACTTAGTACAAAACTCTACATTTTCCTTGTATGTACAAAAACCACCAGATTTATACTAGCATAGatggtattaaaaaaataatttgcaccTTCACTATTAAGATAATGTATTAAAAGCATGTCAGAATAAATAGCAACAGAagttaaatttaatattttacttaattaaGACTGAGGTTTAAGAGTGAAACCCTACAATCCTATACACATTCATGATTGAACAAGTGTAAGAAGGAGGATTTGactctttcttttttgaaaataacaacAAATGTGCAAATATTGTCTAAAACACAAGTGGATTTGGTCTTCAGCTGCTGGGTTGCAAAGCTCTTTTGACTTCATGTGGGAACACAGCCCC
It encodes:
- the KSR1 gene encoding kinase suppressor of Ras 1 isoform X1, with protein sequence MDRAAALRAAGMLERKERSGGEAAGPRGLPAVRSTLQQCGLLQDLIDISLSNLRGLRTKCAASNDLTQQEIRTLEVKLIDYIHRQRQCKLSVPLSDRTAELNSYPRFNDWLDIVNVRKEVVQRIPEELTLDALLEMNESKVKETMKRCGARDEECSRLNGALSCLRKVTESAGEPRDDVPMALPERRDSSCSQPEPARAPSAPAKGSQQQPRSVSAVPPCEPPAPSHGPWPSAETLLEPIVLPAGGGRPRTPHSITVTPPATPQPKRRHRLKPPRTPPPPCRKVFQLLPNFPTLTRSKSHESQLGNRIDEVPPIKFELSQGSPQTVRRDFGLAVTHRFSTKSWLSQICQVCQKSMMFGVKCKYCRLKCHNKCTKEAPACRISFLPITKIRRTESVPSDINNPVDRPTEPQFGTLPKALTKKDHPPAINHLDSSSNPSSTTSSTPSSPAPFQSSNPPSATPPPNPSPMGQRDGRFNFPAAYYLQHRQQFIFPEIPSPAQTTQLPETAADTNAAQQLGTGGGTRDAQVEEPEASKSEPEDDEDEVEDLPHRRPHLQGMIYRKPSQTSVYLQEWDIPFEQIQLGDPIGQGRWGKVYKGKWHGEVAIRLLEIDGNNQDHLKLFKKEVMNYRQTRHENVVLFMGACMNPPHLAIITSFCKGRTLHSFVRDPKISLDINKTRQIAQEIIKGMGYLHAKGIVHKDLKSKNVFYDNGKVVITDFGLFGISGVVQEGRRENELKLPHDWLCYLAPEIVREMAPGKDEDKLPFSKAADIYAFGTVWYELQAREWPFKTQPAEALIWQIGSGEGVRQVLATVSLGKEVNEILSACWAFDLSERPSFTVLMEMLEKLPKLNRRLSHPGHFWKSADINSSKVVLRFERLGLGILEPSNPKL
- the KSR1 gene encoding kinase suppressor of Ras 1 isoform X4; its protein translation is MDRAAALRAAGMLERKERSGGEAAGPRGLPAVRSTLQQCGLLQDLIDISLSNLRGLRTKCAASNDLTQQEIRTLEVKLIDYIHRQRQCKLSVPLSDRTAELNSYPRFNDWLDIVNVRKEVVQRIPEELTLDALLEMNESKVKETMKRCGARDEECSRLNGALSCLRKVTESAGEPRDDVPMALPERRDSSCSQPEPARAPSAPAKGSQQQPRSVSAVPPCEPPAPSHGPWPSAETLLEPIVLPAGGGRPRTPHSITVTPPATPQPKRRHRLKPPRTPPPPCRKVFQLLPNFPTLTRSKSHESQLGNRIDEVPPIKFELSQGSPQTVRRDFGLAVTHRFSTKSWLSQICQVCQKSMMFGVKCKYCRLKCHNKCTKEAPACRISFLPITKIRRTESVPSDINNPVDRPTEPQFGTLPKALTKKDHPPAINHLDSSSNPSSTTSSTPSSPAPFQSSNPPSATPPPNPSPMGQRDGRFNFPAAYYLQHRQQFIFPEIPSPAQTTQLPETAADTNAAQQLGTGGGTRDAQVEEPEASKSEPEDDEDEVEDLPHRRPHLQGMIYRKPSQTSVYLQEWDIPFEQIQLGDPIGQGRWGKVYKGKWHGEVAIRLLEIDGNNQDHLKLFKKEVMNYRQTRHENVVLFMGACMNPPHLAIITSFCKGRTLHSFVRDPKISLDINKTRQIAQEIIKGMGYLHAKGIVHKDLKSKNVFYDNGKVVITDFGLFGISGVVQEGRRENELKLPHDWLCYLAPEIVREMAPGKDEDKLPFSKAADIYAFGTVWYELQAREWPFKTQPAEALIWQIGSGEGVRQVLATVSLGKEVNEILSACWAFDLSERPSFTVLMEMLEKLPKLNRRLSHPGHFWKSAEL